A single region of the Streptomyces sp. ITFR-16 genome encodes:
- a CDS encoding succinate dehydrogenase/fumarate reductase iron-sulfur subunit yields the protein MSSYDARFRVWRGDASGGGLQDFSVEVNDGEVVLDIIHRIQATRAGDLAVRWNCKAGKCGSCSAEINGRPRLMCMTRMSVFGREETVTVTPLRAFPVVRDLVTDVSFNYAKAREVPAFVPPEGVKAGDYRMQQVDVDRSQEFRKCIECFLCQDTCHVVRDHEENKASFAGPRFLMRVAELDMHPLDAAAESGLDRKATAQEEHGLGYCNITKCCTEVCPEHIRITDNALIPLKERAVDRTYDPLVWLGNKIRRRDPSRDPS from the coding sequence GTGAGCAGCTACGACGCACGGTTCAGGGTGTGGCGCGGGGACGCCTCGGGCGGCGGACTCCAGGACTTCTCGGTCGAGGTCAACGACGGCGAGGTGGTCCTCGACATCATCCACCGCATCCAGGCCACCCGGGCGGGCGATCTGGCGGTGCGGTGGAACTGCAAGGCGGGCAAGTGCGGTTCGTGCAGCGCGGAGATCAACGGCAGGCCCCGGCTGATGTGCATGACCCGGATGTCGGTGTTCGGCCGTGAGGAGACGGTCACGGTCACCCCGCTGCGGGCCTTCCCCGTGGTGCGCGATCTGGTGACGGATGTGTCGTTCAACTACGCCAAGGCACGGGAGGTGCCCGCCTTCGTACCCCCGGAGGGGGTGAAGGCGGGCGACTACCGCATGCAGCAGGTCGATGTGGACCGCTCTCAGGAGTTCCGCAAGTGCATCGAGTGCTTCCTGTGCCAGGACACCTGCCATGTGGTGCGCGACCACGAGGAGAACAAGGCGTCCTTCGCCGGACCGCGCTTCCTGATGCGGGTGGCCGAGCTGGACATGCACCCGCTGGACGCCGCCGCCGAGTCCGGGCTCGACCGCAAGGCGACGGCCCAGGAGGAGCACGGACTCGGCTACTGCAACATCACCAAGTGCTGTACGGAGGTCTGCCCCGAGCACATCAGGATCACGGACAACGCGCTGATCCCGCTGAAGGAACGGGCGGTGGACCGCACGTACGACCCGCTGGTCTGGCTGGGG